A part of Geothrix oryzae genomic DNA contains:
- a CDS encoding NADPH-dependent FMN reductase produces the protein MRILALSGSLRAQSLNTLLLHEAARLAPPGLEIRRWEGLDDLPHYSPERDAEPLPAPVADLRERLREADGLLICTPEYIHAMPAVLKNLLEWVVSSGDCVGKPTAAWSASPSLEGGARAHASLVHTLEVMSAQVVPEASLSLPLARSGLDAQGRLLDPVQVARLQASLVALAAAGRQP, from the coding sequence GTGCGCATCCTCGCCCTGTCCGGAAGCCTCCGGGCCCAGTCCCTCAACACACTGCTGCTGCACGAGGCGGCGCGCCTGGCGCCCCCCGGGCTGGAGATCCGACGCTGGGAGGGTCTGGATGACCTACCCCACTACAGCCCGGAGCGGGATGCGGAGCCCCTGCCAGCGCCCGTGGCGGACCTGCGGGAGCGCCTGCGCGAAGCGGATGGCCTGCTGATCTGCACGCCGGAGTACATCCACGCCATGCCCGCCGTGCTGAAGAACCTGCTGGAGTGGGTGGTCTCCTCGGGCGACTGCGTGGGCAAGCCCACCGCCGCCTGGAGCGCCTCCCCCTCCCTCGAGGGGGGAGCCCGGGCCCACGCGTCCCTGGTGCACACTCTGGAGGTGATGTCGGCCCAGGTCGTGCCCGAAGCCTCGCTCTCCCTGCCCCTGGCCCGCTCGGGGCTGGATGCCCAGGGCCGGCTGCTCGATCCGGTCCAGGTCGCCCGGCTGCAGGCCTCCCTGGTGGCCCTCGCGGCCGCGGGGCGGCAGCCATGA
- a CDS encoding ArsR/SmtB family transcription factor: MTGRVEQAAERLKALGHPVRLSILRRLVQGPEAGTPAGELQSRLDIPGSTLSHHLATLADAGLVRVAREGTTLRYRADYGVLRALTEYLWQDCCAGGAADDPQPSPCCRRD, translated from the coding sequence ATGACCGGGCGTGTGGAACAGGCGGCAGAGCGGCTGAAGGCCCTCGGACACCCCGTCCGCCTGTCCATCCTGCGCCGCCTGGTGCAGGGCCCCGAGGCGGGGACGCCCGCCGGAGAGCTGCAGTCGCGCCTGGACATTCCGGGTTCCACCCTCAGCCATCACCTGGCCACCCTCGCCGACGCCGGCCTGGTGCGGGTGGCCCGGGAAGGCACCACGCTCCGCTACCGCGCCGACTACGGTGTGCTGCGGGCGCTGACCGAATACCTCTGGCAGGACTGCTGCGCCGGTGGCGCGGCGGACGACCCCCAACCTTCGCCCTGCTGCCGCAGGGACTGA
- the bla gene encoding class A beta-lactamase, whose product MTWTVLAAVLLILPLQAAAPSGPVPTAAARLAALETRTGGRLGVAVLDTGSGRRLDHRGKERFPLCSTFKVLLAGAVLARVDAGRESLDRRLSYGQADLLEYAPVTTAHVGQGSLAIADLCAAAVEVSDNTAANLLLQTLGGPGAITIFARALGDPVTRLDRTEPTLNTALPNDPRDTTTPTAMVNTLRALLLGPVLTPASRQRLEGWMAACTTGQNRIRAGLSTDWVIGDKTGSGELGTVNDVAILRPPHRAPIFVAVYYTGSTAPMEARNAVLAEVGRIVAAEFKD is encoded by the coding sequence ATGACCTGGACCGTGCTCGCGGCCGTCCTTTTGATCCTGCCTCTCCAGGCGGCGGCGCCGAGTGGGCCGGTTCCCACTGCCGCGGCCCGTTTGGCGGCCCTGGAAACCCGCACCGGGGGGCGGCTTGGCGTGGCCGTGCTCGATACGGGCTCGGGCCGCCGCCTGGACCACCGGGGCAAGGAGCGCTTCCCCCTGTGCAGCACCTTCAAGGTGTTGCTGGCGGGCGCTGTACTCGCCCGGGTGGATGCGGGCCGGGAGAGCCTGGACCGACGCCTCTCCTACGGCCAGGCGGACCTGCTGGAGTACGCGCCGGTGACCACGGCGCATGTGGGTCAGGGCAGCCTGGCGATCGCGGACCTCTGCGCCGCCGCCGTGGAGGTCAGCGACAACACCGCCGCCAACCTGCTGCTCCAGACCCTCGGCGGCCCTGGCGCCATCACCATCTTCGCCCGCGCCCTGGGTGATCCGGTCACGCGCCTCGACCGCACGGAACCCACGCTGAACACCGCCCTGCCCAATGATCCCCGGGACACCACCACACCCACCGCCATGGTGAATACCCTGCGGGCCCTGCTGCTGGGCCCGGTCCTGACCCCTGCCTCGCGCCAACGCCTCGAGGGCTGGATGGCGGCCTGCACCACGGGCCAGAACCGCATCCGGGCGGGCCTGTCGACGGATTGGGTCATCGGGGACAAGACCGGTTCGGGGGAACTCGGCACCGTGAACGATGTGGCCATCCTGCGCCCGCCCCACCGGGCGCCGATCTTCGTCGCGGTCTACTACACCGGCTCCACCGCTCCGATGGAGGCCCGCAACGCGGTGCTGGCCGAGGTGGGACGCATCGTCGCCGCCGAATTCAAGGACTAG
- a CDS encoding arsenate reductase ArsC → MTSILFLCVANSARSQLGEGLARQLFPGFRIQSAGSRPSRVNPYALEALAERGIDAAAHTSKPVSDIDPATVDLVITLCAEEVCPAFLGRAERLHWPIPDPAADSTSEDPSLTPEDLRARFRAARDEIARRLEALGRERGWIS, encoded by the coding sequence GTGACCTCGATCCTCTTCCTCTGTGTGGCCAACAGCGCCCGGTCCCAGCTGGGCGAGGGCCTGGCGCGCCAGCTGTTCCCGGGTTTCCGCATTCAGAGCGCCGGCAGCCGGCCCAGCCGCGTGAACCCCTACGCCCTCGAGGCGCTGGCCGAGCGGGGCATCGACGCGGCGGCGCACACTTCGAAGCCCGTGTCGGACATCGATCCGGCCACGGTGGATCTGGTCATCACCCTCTGCGCCGAAGAGGTCTGCCCCGCCTTCCTGGGCCGGGCGGAGCGCCTGCACTGGCCCATCCCCGACCCGGCCGCCGATTCCACATCTGAGGACCCTTCGCTCACGCCTGAGGATCTGCGGGCCCGCTTCCGTGCCGCTCGCGACGAGATCGCCCGCCGACTGGAGGCCCTGGGCAGGGAACGGGGCTGGATTTCATGA
- a CDS encoding DUF2461 domain-containing protein codes for MAPKETLSGPENPLGPAFFRFLKDLKAHNERTWFQENKARYEAEARDPMLRLIAAFSGPLASLSRHFIADPRPSGGSLFRIYRDTRFSKDKTPYKTHLAAHFPHRAMQAGGVHGPGFYLHLEPGGSFAGGGLWHPDPDSLLKVRQAITAKPAAWKALRKSGLEIEGEALKRVPQGFDPAHPCSEDLKLKDFYTSTGFTNAEVAAPDFVDQVAAACRQASPLVSFLCKALDLPY; via the coding sequence GTGGCCCCGAAAGAAACCCTCTCCGGACCTGAGAACCCGCTGGGCCCCGCCTTCTTCCGGTTCCTGAAGGATCTGAAGGCCCACAACGAGCGCACATGGTTCCAGGAGAACAAGGCGCGCTACGAGGCCGAAGCCCGCGACCCCATGCTGCGGCTCATCGCCGCCTTCAGCGGCCCGCTGGCGTCGCTCAGCCGCCACTTCATCGCCGACCCGCGGCCCTCGGGCGGCTCCCTGTTCCGGATCTACCGCGACACGCGGTTCTCGAAGGACAAGACGCCCTACAAGACTCACCTCGCGGCCCACTTCCCCCACCGGGCCATGCAGGCGGGCGGCGTCCACGGACCCGGCTTCTACCTCCACCTGGAGCCCGGCGGCAGCTTCGCCGGCGGCGGGCTCTGGCACCCGGATCCCGATTCGCTGCTCAAGGTCCGCCAGGCCATCACCGCCAAGCCCGCGGCCTGGAAGGCCCTCCGGAAGTCGGGGCTGGAGATCGAAGGGGAGGCGCTCAAGCGGGTGCCCCAGGGCTTCGACCCCGCGCATCCCTGCTCGGAGGATCTCAAGCTCAAGGACTTCTACACCTCCACCGGATTCACGAACGCAGAGGTGGCGGCGCCCGATTTCGTCGACCAGGTGGCCGCCGCCTGCCGGCAGGCCTCTCCGCTCGTCTCCTTCCTGTGCAAGGCGCTGGATCTGCCCTACTGA
- a CDS encoding HugZ family pyridoxamine 5'-phosphate oxidase gives MDPNTEAALHALLTGLPVASLGTLHDGTPYVSMAPVIPAPDGSGFLIHVSRLAQHTRDLLAEIRVSLMLMVPPEEGQDPLALPRVTVQGEAEEIPRDSDRHETAAAAYLARFPQAEMTLGLGDFSFFLIRPTAGRLVLGFGRALSLDAAQIRDALSPAP, from the coding sequence ATGGACCCGAACACGGAAGCCGCGCTCCATGCCCTGCTGACCGGCCTCCCGGTGGCTTCCCTGGGTACGTTGCACGACGGCACCCCCTACGTGTCCATGGCCCCGGTGATCCCGGCGCCGGACGGCTCGGGCTTCCTCATCCACGTGAGCCGCCTGGCCCAGCACACCCGCGACCTGCTGGCGGAAATCCGGGTCAGCCTGATGCTCATGGTGCCGCCGGAGGAAGGGCAGGATCCCCTGGCCCTGCCCCGGGTGACCGTGCAAGGTGAGGCCGAGGAGATCCCCAGGGATTCGGATCGCCACGAGACGGCGGCCGCGGCGTACCTGGCCCGGTTCCCGCAAGCGGAGATGACCCTTGGCTTGGGGGACTTCTCCTTCTTTCTCATCCGGCCGACGGCCGGGCGCCTCGTCCTGGGCTTCGGCCGGGCCCTCAGCCTGGACGCCGCCCAGATCCGGGACGCCCTGTCCCCGGCCCCCTGA
- a CDS encoding YciI-like protein — protein sequence MHFLLVYEVGAEYLERRAEFRDEHLALAWEAHARGELLLGGALAEPVDSALLLFQGDSAAAAQKFAAADPYVLHGLVRHWRVRPWITVVGTEVGAPVHPGL from the coding sequence ATGCATTTCCTTCTGGTCTACGAGGTCGGCGCGGAATATCTGGAACGGCGGGCGGAATTCCGGGACGAACACCTCGCCCTCGCGTGGGAGGCCCACGCCCGGGGTGAGCTGCTGCTGGGCGGCGCCCTGGCCGAGCCCGTGGATTCGGCCCTCCTCCTCTTCCAGGGGGATTCGGCCGCGGCGGCCCAGAAGTTCGCGGCGGCGGATCCCTATGTGCTGCACGGCCTGGTGCGCCACTGGCGGGTGCGCCCCTGGATCACCGTGGTGGGGACCGAGGTCGGTGCCCCGGTGCATCCGGGCCTCTGA
- the arsM gene encoding arsenite methyltransferase, with the protein MEPETIKSAVRDRYAGFVKNNQGCCGPSTSCGCAPGDASLDLGYDAKDLAAVPEGANLGLGCGNPVALAALKPGETVLDLGSGAGFDAFLAARRVGPEGRVLGVDMTPEMIARATTLAKTHGYANVEFRLGDIEALPVADATVDVILSNCVVNLTTDKAKAFREAFRVLKPGGRLQVSDLVLARPLPEALRSDMDAYAACVSGAMLKDDYLAAIRAAGFEGVTVAAERCFGLAELSPELMDLAKRRYPGMSPEELERLASSVLSVQVEATRTVKACCAPSCCG; encoded by the coding sequence ATGGAACCCGAAACCATCAAATCCGCCGTGCGCGACCGCTACGCCGGCTTCGTGAAGAACAACCAAGGCTGCTGTGGTCCATCCACTTCCTGCGGCTGCGCGCCCGGCGACGCGAGCCTGGACCTGGGCTACGACGCCAAGGACCTTGCCGCTGTGCCGGAGGGCGCCAACCTGGGCCTGGGCTGCGGGAACCCCGTGGCCCTGGCCGCGCTGAAGCCCGGCGAGACCGTGCTGGATCTGGGCTCCGGCGCGGGCTTCGATGCCTTCCTGGCCGCCCGGCGCGTGGGCCCCGAGGGCCGGGTGCTCGGCGTGGACATGACGCCGGAGATGATCGCCCGCGCCACGACCTTGGCGAAGACGCACGGCTACGCGAATGTGGAGTTCCGCCTGGGCGACATCGAAGCCCTGCCCGTGGCCGACGCCACCGTGGATGTCATCCTCTCCAACTGCGTCGTGAACCTCACCACGGACAAGGCAAAAGCGTTTCGCGAGGCCTTCCGCGTGCTGAAGCCCGGCGGCCGCCTCCAGGTGTCCGACCTGGTGCTGGCCCGGCCCCTGCCCGAGGCCCTGCGGTCGGACATGGATGCCTACGCGGCCTGCGTGTCCGGCGCCATGCTCAAGGACGACTATCTGGCCGCCATCCGCGCCGCGGGCTTCGAGGGGGTGACCGTGGCCGCCGAACGCTGCTTTGGCCTCGCGGAACTGTCGCCCGAGCTCATGGACCTGGCCAAGCGCCGCTACCCCGGCATGAGCCCCGAGGAGCTGGAACGCCTGGCCAGCTCGGTGCTCAGCGTCCAGGTGGAGGCCACCAGGACCGTGAAGGCCTGCTGCGCGCCCAGCTGCTGCGGATGA
- a CDS encoding DoxX family protein, protein MSPQLPREILMKWLGKYSDEAYALLRIVSGLLFAFHGAQKVLGLLAEHQPPVGSQIWIGGVLELVGGLAILVGFQTRLAAFLCSGMMAVAYMQFHWKFQFGAAFWPAVNKGELAVVFCFLFLFMACRGAGKWSLDKAE, encoded by the coding sequence ATGTCCCCACAACTTCCTCGGGAGATCCTCATGAAGTGGCTCGGCAAGTATTCGGATGAGGCCTATGCGCTGCTGCGGATCGTCTCGGGCCTGCTGTTCGCCTTCCACGGCGCCCAGAAGGTCCTGGGCCTGCTGGCCGAACATCAGCCACCGGTGGGATCGCAGATCTGGATCGGCGGCGTCCTCGAACTGGTGGGCGGCCTCGCCATCCTGGTGGGCTTCCAGACCCGCCTGGCGGCCTTCCTCTGCAGCGGCATGATGGCCGTGGCCTACATGCAGTTTCACTGGAAGTTCCAGTTCGGCGCCGCGTTCTGGCCGGCCGTGAACAAGGGCGAGCTGGCGGTGGTGTTCTGCTTCCTCTTCCTCTTCATGGCCTGCCGGGGCGCCGGGAAGTGGAGCCTGGACAAGGCGGAGTGA
- a CDS encoding superoxide dismutase: MAYTAKNYDHLKGGALKGLSDSQLDQHFGLYKGYVTKLNEIEERLATVDNTKPNYSYNEYSELKRREAVAFNGSFLHELYFENLGADNQISAGLKAALDAAGGQEKVLADLKACALGGPGWALLTRNRRDGKLHTYFVAEHHLGMPIEQDLLLVVDSWEHAYMVDYGTARPKYLDIIPENIKWSEVSKRFGK; this comes from the coding sequence ATGGCTTACACCGCCAAGAACTACGACCACCTGAAGGGTGGCGCCCTCAAGGGGCTCAGCGATTCCCAGCTGGACCAGCACTTCGGCCTCTACAAAGGCTATGTCACCAAGCTGAACGAGATCGAGGAGCGGTTGGCGACGGTCGACAACACCAAGCCCAACTACTCCTACAACGAATACAGCGAGCTGAAGCGCCGCGAGGCCGTGGCCTTCAACGGCTCCTTCCTCCACGAGCTCTACTTCGAGAACCTGGGCGCCGACAACCAGATCAGCGCCGGCCTGAAGGCCGCCCTGGATGCCGCCGGCGGCCAGGAGAAGGTGCTCGCCGACCTCAAGGCCTGCGCCCTGGGCGGTCCCGGCTGGGCCCTGCTCACCCGCAACCGCCGCGACGGCAAGCTGCACACCTACTTCGTCGCCGAGCACCACCTGGGCATGCCCATCGAGCAGGACCTGCTCCTGGTCGTGGACAGCTGGGAGCACGCCTACATGGTGGATTACGGCACCGCCCGCCCGAAGTACCTCGACATCATTCCAGAGAACATCAAGTGGAGCGAAGTCAGCAAGCGCTTCGGGAAGTAA
- a CDS encoding thioredoxin family protein, translating to MKIEVLGSGCAKCKLLAERAEEAAKGLGVDFTLVKVTEYPDIVARGVMSTPGLVVDGVVKSQGHVPTVAAIRDLLR from the coding sequence ATGAAGATCGAAGTGCTGGGCAGCGGCTGCGCCAAGTGCAAGCTGCTGGCGGAACGGGCCGAGGAGGCCGCGAAGGGGCTGGGCGTGGACTTCACGCTGGTGAAGGTCACCGAGTACCCGGACATCGTGGCCCGGGGCGTGATGTCCACACCCGGCCTCGTGGTGGATGGCGTCGTGAAGAGCCAGGGCCATGTGCCCACGGTGGCGGCCATCCGGGACCTGCTGCGGTAG
- a CDS encoding DUF3501 family protein — MHLAFDPASERARFEARQAFLARQAALRLELAEGITFQPETAESVEDQVVETLWAEGMTLETAPAEDVAESRASFAVLAPRREPGGLSLVATLFLGFPDEVRDARLSALQRFPDQLRLELSDGSFALPAVDRGAAGPDDRLPSVLALRYLIPDGRTIAALVSNHAEVSGRWPAPAAWTAWPS, encoded by the coding sequence ATGCACCTCGCCTTCGACCCCGCCTCCGAACGCGCCCGCTTCGAGGCCCGCCAGGCTTTCCTGGCCCGCCAGGCCGCCCTGCGGCTGGAACTGGCGGAAGGGATCACCTTCCAGCCCGAGACCGCCGAGAGCGTCGAGGACCAGGTGGTGGAAACCCTCTGGGCCGAGGGCATGACCCTGGAAACCGCCCCCGCGGAGGATGTGGCCGAGTCCCGCGCCTCCTTCGCGGTGCTGGCGCCGCGCCGCGAACCCGGCGGCCTGAGCCTCGTCGCCACCCTGTTCCTGGGCTTCCCGGATGAGGTGCGCGACGCGCGCCTGAGCGCCCTCCAGCGCTTCCCCGATCAGCTCCGCCTGGAACTGAGCGATGGCTCCTTCGCCCTGCCCGCGGTGGACCGCGGGGCCGCCGGGCCCGACGATCGCCTGCCCTCCGTGCTGGCGCTGCGCTATCTCATTCCGGACGGCCGCACCATCGCCGCCCTCGTCTCCAACCACGCCGAGGTGTCCGGCCGCTGGCCCGCGCCCGCCGCATGGACCGCCTGGCCTTCCTGA
- a CDS encoding YaiI/YqxD family protein, protein MSQVPTDVPGSSVPGSTPNLAPGPAIRIFVDADACPVKEEVFRVATRCGLKVLLVSNSPLRVPRNPLFESVVVAKGQFDGADDWIVEQITATDIAVTADIPLAARCLEKGARALDAKGRVYSPESIGDALASRELMTHLRAMGEMGTGPAPFTARDRSTFLQRLDDLIQALRRTRR, encoded by the coding sequence ATGAGCCAGGTTCCGACGGATGTCCCTGGCAGTTCCGTGCCCGGTTCCACGCCCAACCTCGCGCCTGGCCCCGCCATCCGCATCTTCGTGGATGCGGATGCCTGCCCCGTGAAGGAGGAGGTCTTCCGCGTGGCCACGCGGTGCGGGCTGAAGGTGCTGCTGGTCTCCAATTCGCCCCTGCGGGTGCCGCGCAACCCGCTGTTCGAGTCGGTGGTGGTGGCCAAGGGCCAGTTCGATGGTGCCGACGACTGGATCGTCGAGCAGATCACGGCCACGGACATCGCCGTGACGGCCGACATCCCCCTGGCGGCCCGCTGCCTCGAAAAAGGGGCCCGGGCCCTGGACGCCAAGGGCCGTGTCTATTCGCCCGAGTCCATCGGCGATGCCCTGGCCAGCCGCGAGCTGATGACCCACCTGCGTGCCATGGGCGAGATGGGAACGGGCCCCGCCCCGTTCACTGCCCGGGACCGCTCTACCTTCCTGCAGCGGCTGGACGACCTCATCCAGGCGCTTCGGCGGACGAGGCGGTAG
- a CDS encoding permease, with protein MTVDSKGCACAAPTPAPGGGFWKSGGWLLAALPAWIALYLALKPLADGLAFRALGLRAGSRLGEAVAFFAYDAPKVLMLLGAVVLGVTFVQTFISPERTRDLLARRTGAWSNLLAALLGIATPFCSCSAVPLFIGFVRVGVPLGATFSFLVSAPMVNEVSLFLLLSLFGWRIALLYAVTGVAVAFLSGWIIGKLRLERHLEPWVMEIPFEASQAADASMGFAKRLDLALQGTKDIVGKVWPFVLAGIAVGAFLHGYAPAELLARFMGKSAWWSVPLAVLIGVPLYANAAGIIPIVQVLLAKGAALGTALAFMMAVTGLSLPETVILRKVLKPRLLGTFLGIVAGGIVLVGFLFNALL; from the coding sequence ATGACCGTGGACTCGAAAGGCTGTGCCTGCGCCGCGCCCACCCCGGCTCCGGGGGGCGGGTTCTGGAAATCGGGAGGGTGGCTCCTGGCCGCCCTCCCGGCTTGGATCGCCCTCTACCTCGCCCTCAAGCCCTTGGCCGATGGGCTGGCCTTCCGGGCCCTGGGCCTGCGGGCTGGCAGCCGCCTGGGGGAGGCCGTGGCCTTCTTCGCCTACGACGCGCCCAAGGTCCTGATGCTGCTGGGCGCCGTAGTGCTGGGCGTGACCTTCGTGCAGACCTTCATCAGCCCGGAGCGCACCCGCGACCTGCTGGCGCGGCGCACCGGGGCCTGGAGCAACCTGCTGGCGGCTCTGCTGGGCATCGCCACGCCCTTCTGCTCCTGTTCGGCGGTGCCGCTGTTCATCGGCTTCGTGCGCGTGGGCGTCCCCCTGGGGGCCACCTTCAGCTTCCTGGTCTCGGCGCCCATGGTGAACGAGGTGTCGCTGTTCCTGCTGCTGAGCCTCTTCGGCTGGCGCATCGCGCTGCTCTATGCGGTGACGGGCGTGGCCGTGGCCTTCCTCTCGGGCTGGATCATCGGCAAGCTGCGCCTGGAGCGCCACCTGGAGCCCTGGGTGATGGAGATCCCCTTCGAAGCCTCCCAGGCCGCCGACGCATCCATGGGCTTCGCCAAGCGCCTCGACCTGGCGCTCCAGGGGACGAAGGACATCGTCGGGAAGGTCTGGCCCTTCGTCCTGGCGGGCATCGCCGTGGGCGCCTTCCTGCACGGCTACGCTCCGGCGGAGCTGCTGGCCCGCTTCATGGGCAAGTCCGCCTGGTGGAGCGTGCCCCTGGCCGTGCTCATCGGCGTGCCCCTCTACGCCAACGCCGCCGGCATCATCCCCATCGTGCAGGTGCTGCTGGCCAAGGGCGCCGCCCTGGGCACGGCCCTGGCCTTCATGATGGCCGTCACGGGCCTCTCACTCCCGGAGACGGTCATCCTGCGGAAGGTGCTGAAGCCGCGGCTGCTGGGCACTTTCCTGGGCATCGTCGCCGGGGGCATCGTGCTGGTGGGGTTCCTGTTCAACGCGCTGCTATAG
- a CDS encoding Dps family protein has translation MNRTVIDHLNAELATAFVLALNAKRYHWTVTGPHFRDYHLRFEDLYTAADGTVDELAERIRMLGGVPLHAPAQIEAQTKAAISNPAARLDPESMLKEALANEEATVALMHEGIELANGAGDPGTADLLTRFVQVHQKEAWFLREMLG, from the coding sequence ATGAACCGCACCGTCATCGACCATCTGAACGCCGAACTGGCCACCGCCTTCGTGCTGGCCCTCAACGCCAAGCGCTACCACTGGACCGTCACCGGCCCCCACTTCCGCGACTACCACCTGCGCTTCGAGGATCTCTACACCGCGGCCGACGGCACGGTGGACGAGCTGGCGGAGCGGATCCGCATGCTGGGCGGTGTTCCCCTCCACGCCCCGGCACAGATCGAGGCCCAGACCAAGGCGGCCATCTCCAACCCCGCCGCCCGCCTGGATCCCGAAAGCATGCTGAAGGAGGCCCTGGCCAACGAGGAGGCCACCGTCGCCCTGATGCACGAGGGCATCGAGCTGGCCAACGGCGCCGGCGATCCCGGCACGGCGGACCTGCTCACGCGCTTCGTGCAGGTCCATCAGAAGGAAGCCTGGTTCCTGCGGGAGATGCTGGGCTGA
- a CDS encoding rubrerythrin family protein, whose translation MSFPESKTHQNLKAAFAGESQANRRYTWMAQVAEKEGLPEVAALFKHSADGETGHALKHLMFLAAQAGDPATGLPLGDTLTNLKSAVAGETYEYTDMYPEFARLAREEGYAEIAAWFETLAKVERFHAGRFQDALTKLQSGGMAAPDADIAKHI comes from the coding sequence ATGTCCTTCCCCGAGTCCAAGACCCACCAGAACCTCAAAGCTGCCTTCGCCGGCGAGAGCCAGGCGAACCGCCGCTACACCTGGATGGCCCAGGTCGCGGAGAAGGAGGGCCTCCCGGAAGTGGCCGCGCTCTTCAAGCACAGCGCCGACGGCGAGACGGGCCACGCCCTGAAGCACCTCATGTTCCTGGCGGCGCAGGCCGGCGACCCGGCCACGGGCCTGCCCCTGGGTGACACCCTGACCAACCTGAAGTCCGCCGTCGCCGGCGAGACCTACGAGTACACGGACATGTACCCCGAATTCGCCCGCCTGGCCCGGGAAGAAGGCTACGCCGAGATCGCCGCCTGGTTCGAGACCCTGGCCAAGGTGGAGCGCTTCCACGCCGGCCGCTTCCAGGACGCGCTGACGAAGCTGCAGTCCGGCGGCATGGCCGCTCCCGACGCCGACATCGCCAAGCACATCTGA
- a CDS encoding prephenate dehydrogenase/arogenate dehydrogenase family protein produces the protein MRIGILGYGRFGRALGELLHEAGHAYRAWDPMSGVPAECRATDLPELAAASEALVLAVPIAAQAAALASLRPHLQPGQVVFDVGSVKAGPCALLDAQLGEEIPHTGTHPLFGPVSLARAERPLRVVLCPSVKHPAAADRVERLFRSLGCEVLRQSPEDHDRVMATTHALTFFVAKGLLAVGAGAELPFTPPSFHAIARTLESVREDAGHLFAALQNENPFAAGAREGLLEALSAIHQSLAEAAETGGGEQLSIPDLGTRSPVLQEARDHIDALDRELVALLARRTELGLRAGRAKAELGLPVHDPEREASQLQARRAWADAAGLDAQGVEEVFRAVLRASRSAQGR, from the coding sequence ATGCGCATCGGCATCCTGGGTTATGGCCGCTTCGGGAGGGCTCTGGGCGAGCTGCTCCACGAGGCCGGCCATGCCTATCGGGCCTGGGATCCCATGAGCGGGGTTCCCGCGGAATGCCGAGCCACCGACCTGCCTGAGCTGGCGGCCGCCTCCGAGGCCCTGGTGCTGGCGGTGCCCATCGCCGCCCAGGCGGCCGCGCTGGCGAGCCTCCGGCCCCACCTGCAGCCGGGCCAGGTGGTCTTCGATGTGGGCAGCGTGAAGGCGGGGCCCTGCGCCCTGCTGGACGCGCAGCTGGGCGAAGAGATCCCCCACACGGGCACCCATCCGCTCTTCGGGCCCGTCAGCCTGGCCCGAGCCGAAAGGCCCCTGCGCGTGGTGCTCTGCCCCTCGGTGAAGCATCCGGCGGCGGCGGATCGGGTGGAGCGCCTGTTCCGCAGCCTCGGCTGCGAGGTGCTGCGCCAGAGCCCCGAAGACCATGACCGCGTGATGGCCACCACCCACGCCCTGACCTTCTTCGTGGCCAAGGGGCTGCTGGCGGTGGGCGCCGGTGCCGAGCTGCCCTTCACGCCGCCCTCGTTCCACGCCATCGCCCGCACGCTGGAGTCCGTGCGCGAGGATGCGGGCCACCTCTTCGCCGCGCTGCAGAACGAGAATCCCTTCGCCGCCGGGGCCCGGGAGGGCCTGCTGGAGGCGCTTTCCGCCATCCACCAGAGCCTAGCCGAGGCGGCGGAAACCGGGGGCGGCGAACAGCTGTCCATCCCAGACCTGGGCACGCGGTCCCCGGTGCTGCAGGAGGCCCGCGACCACATCGACGCCCTGGACCGGGAGCTGGTGGCCCTGCTGGCCCGCCGCACGGAGCTGGGGCTCCGCGCGGGCCGCGCCAAGGCCGAACTGGGCCTGCCCGTGCACGACCCCGAGCGCGAGGCCTCGCAGCTGCAGGCCCGGCGCGCCTGGGCCGACGCCGCAGGGCTGGACGCCCAGGGCGTGGAGGAAGTCTTCCGCGCCGTGCTGCGGGCGTCCCGTTCGGCCCAGGGGCGCTAG